The genomic window ATAATGCTTAATTAACATAATAATCATAAATAAAGTCTATAATATTTTTTTTACTTTATTTTTAATTTAAATAATGGTACTCAATAGCGTATATAATTCTTAATATTGGATATGCTTATGGAAAACATATTATCTGTTTTAGATGTTCCTAATACGGCTTTTATGCTTTTGTGTACAAGCCTCGTTATGTTAATGACACCCGGGCTAGCATTTTTTTATGGCGGATTAGTTTCCCGTAAAAGTGTAATCACCATTATGTCCCAGAGTTTTTTCTCCATGGGATGGGTAGCTATTATTTGGTTTGTAGTTGGTTATTCACTGTCATTTGGTCCTTCTGTCAATGGTATTATTGGTGATCCATTCTATTATGCATTTCTGCATAATGTTGGCCCACAAACTATGTATACTGGAAATGATGGTGGATTACCCTTATTAGTCCATTTTGGATACCAAATGATGTTTGCCATTATAACCCCAGCTTTAATTACAGGGGCTTTTGCAAACCGCGTTAATTTTCCAGCTTATTTAATCTTTTTAACATTGTGGACCTTATTTGTTTATTGCCCTTTTGTTCATATGGTTTGGAGCCCTGATGGTATTTTTGCTAAATGGGGTGTTGTTGACTTTGCTGGAGGGATTGTTGTTCACGCAACAGCCGGATTTGCAGCAATAGCATCAGCTTTATATGTCGGCAAAAGAATGGTTCCTTCTGATGGAACGCATAATATTCCTTATATTGCATTGGGTGCGGCATTATTGTGGTTTGGTTGGTACGGATTTAACGCGGGTTCAGAGCTACAAGTCAATACCGTTACTGTATCTGCCTTTATGACAACCGATATTGCTGCGGCTTTCGCTGCCATCACTTGGTTTATTATTGAGCGAGTGCACACAGGTAAACCTAAATTAGTGGGCTTTTTAACAGGTGCTGTTGCAGGTTTAGCCACCATTACCCCCGCTTCTGGATATGTATCAATATCCTCAGCGGCCATTATCGGGATCATAGCAAGTATTGTTTGTTACACTGCTGTATTCTTAGTTAGACGCCATTTAGATGATGCTTTGGATGTGTTTGGTGTGCATGGTGTTGGCGGGATTACAGGTTCTATCTTAGTTGGTGTTTTTGCATCAACCATTTGGAACCCGGCAGGGCCTGCTGGATTACTCGAAGGAAATGGATTCCAAATAGTTAAGCAACTTGTTGCCGTCGTCTTTACCAGCCTTTGGTCATTTATTTTTACTCTATTAATTCTTTGGATTATCAATAAATTCACACCTGTCAGAGTTGATCAAAAATCTGTTGGCGATGAATTAGATAGCATTGAATTTGATGAAGATGCTTATAGAGAAAAATAGAAATGATTCTCGCTACAAAGTGATATTGTTATAAAAGGGAAGCCAAGCTCAGAGAAATATTTACCTATCTCTGAGCTATTATTAAAACTAAAGTTGATATGGCTTCCTAAAATAATCATAGCATTATGTTATGTTGTTGCGAATTTATTCTCGTTTACGTAGTACAAAAACCAACACATATCGTTATATATAACAATGTGCCCTAGGTTTAAGAGGAAATTATGATCAAGAAATTAGTACTTGCGATACAAACCAGCTGCTTTCTCGCTCTTTCAGCACAAGCTTATGCCGCAGAGCCAGTTGCAGATAAAACATTGCGTTTAGCAATAGGTTCAGAGCCAACCGAAGGTTTTGACCCAATGTTAGGTTGGAGTCATGGTAGCTATTTACTCATTCATAGCCCACTTTTAAAACAGAATGCAGATTTATCTTGGCACAGTTATATGCTTGAAAGTTATGAATATAATGATGCGGATAATGCTTGGGTAGTAAAACTTAAAGATGGATTAAAATTTTCTGATGGTTCGCCATTAACTGCTAAAGATGTTGCATATACCTATAACAATGCAGCAGCAAGTGGCGGCAAAGTGGATATGGGGAATTTCTCTAAAGCAGAAGTCATTGATCCGCTAACAGTAAAAATGGTTTTATCATCTCCGCAAAGTACCTTTATTAATGTTTTAGGATCATTAGGCATTGTCTCTGCTGATAAATATGATGCTAAAAAGTATGCACATAATCCTATTGGTGCAGGCCCTTATCGTTTAGTGGCTTTTCAACCGGGACAACAACTAATTGTAGAACAAAACCCTTACTATGCTGGGCCAAAAAATAGCTTTGAAAAAATGGTCTTTGTCTTCCTTGATGAAGATGCCGCTTTCGCTGCTGCACAAAGTGGCCAGCTAGATATCGTCCGCATCCCTGCCGCTGTCGCATCACATGCGGGTGATGTAAATAATATGAAATTAATTGAACGCCATAGTGTAGAAAACCGCGGTATTTCATTCCCTATCCCACCCGCTGGGGAAAAAGATGCTCAAGGTAATCCGATTGGTAATGATATCACCTCTGATATCGCTATTCGCAAAGCAATCAACTACGCTATCGACCGTAAATTATTAGCCGATTCTGTACTTGAAGGTTTTGCTATTCCAGCATTTACCGGTGTAGAAGGTTTGCCATGGAATAATCCGCAATCTGCATTTAAAGATGGCGATGTTGAAAAAGCAAAAACTATTCTCGAAGAAGCAGGCTGGAAATTAAATAAAGATGGCTTGAGAGAAAAAGACGGCAAAGTTGCAAAATTAACATTGTGGTATGCAAGTGGTGATACAACGCGTCGTGACTTAGCTCAAGCAATTAGGTCTAGCTTAAAGCCTATTGGCATTGAGATGGATTTAAAATCAGGAAGTTGGGAAACAGTTGAACGTTACATGCACGCTAACCCAACTTTATTTGGCTGGGGAAGTCTTGACCCAATGGAAATAGCACATAACTACAGCAGTCAAGCTGCTGGCGTTGGTTTCTATAACCCTGGTTATTACAAAAATCCAGCTGTCGACAAAATTATTGAAGAAGCAATGCGTCAACCAGACCAAGAAAAAGCAATTCCATTCTGGCAAGAAGTTGAATGGAATGGCAAAACAGGTGTTGGTATACAAGGTGACGCTGCTTGGGCTTGGTTGATGAATTTACAACACATTTATTTATTAAATAACTGTGTTGAGCTTGGTAAAGGTGCACCTGAAATTCACGGCTCTTGGTCTGTATTAAACAATGTTGACGAATGGGCTTGGACTTGTAAGTAATGCGCTCATTAATAGGCTTTTTATTTCGATTTATCTGTTTACTGACTGTCGTTTCAGCAGGTGTTTTTATTCTGCTAAGTTACTCTCCGATAGATCCAGTAAAAGCCTATATTGGTAATGATTTAATGCACGTACCCCCTGAGCAGTATCCACTGATAGCTGCTCGGTGGGGGCTTGATCAACCTTTGTGGGTACAATTTTGGCGATGGTTTTCACAGATGCTTCAAGGGGATATGGGCTATTCAATGCTCTATAACACCCCTGTGATACAAGTTATCTCTGATAGATTAGTACCATCATTAGCTTTATTAGTATCCTCTTGGGTATTTTCAGGTATTGTTGGCTTTGCATTAGGCTTAATCGCGGGAAGATATTTAAATCGTTGGCCAGATAGAATAATTTCAACGCTATCTTATTTGTTGGCCTCTATTCCCGTTTTCTGGATAGGCTTATTGCTGTTATCACT from Providencia sneebia DSM 19967 includes these protein-coding regions:
- a CDS encoding ABC transporter substrate-binding protein is translated as MIKKLVLAIQTSCFLALSAQAYAAEPVADKTLRLAIGSEPTEGFDPMLGWSHGSYLLIHSPLLKQNADLSWHSYMLESYEYNDADNAWVVKLKDGLKFSDGSPLTAKDVAYTYNNAAASGGKVDMGNFSKAEVIDPLTVKMVLSSPQSTFINVLGSLGIVSADKYDAKKYAHNPIGAGPYRLVAFQPGQQLIVEQNPYYAGPKNSFEKMVFVFLDEDAAFAAAQSGQLDIVRIPAAVASHAGDVNNMKLIERHSVENRGISFPIPPAGEKDAQGNPIGNDITSDIAIRKAINYAIDRKLLADSVLEGFAIPAFTGVEGLPWNNPQSAFKDGDVEKAKTILEEAGWKLNKDGLREKDGKVAKLTLWYASGDTTRRDLAQAIRSSLKPIGIEMDLKSGSWETVERYMHANPTLFGWGSLDPMEIAHNYSSQAAGVGFYNPGYYKNPAVDKIIEEAMRQPDQEKAIPFWQEVEWNGKTGVGIQGDAAWAWLMNLQHIYLLNNCVELGKGAPEIHGSWSVLNNVDEWAWTCK
- a CDS encoding ammonium transporter, yielding MENILSVLDVPNTAFMLLCTSLVMLMTPGLAFFYGGLVSRKSVITIMSQSFFSMGWVAIIWFVVGYSLSFGPSVNGIIGDPFYYAFLHNVGPQTMYTGNDGGLPLLVHFGYQMMFAIITPALITGAFANRVNFPAYLIFLTLWTLFVYCPFVHMVWSPDGIFAKWGVVDFAGGIVVHATAGFAAIASALYVGKRMVPSDGTHNIPYIALGAALLWFGWYGFNAGSELQVNTVTVSAFMTTDIAAAFAAITWFIIERVHTGKPKLVGFLTGAVAGLATITPASGYVSISSAAIIGIIASIVCYTAVFLVRRHLDDALDVFGVHGVGGITGSILVGVFASTIWNPAGPAGLLEGNGFQIVKQLVAVVFTSLWSFIFTLLILWIINKFTPVRVDQKSVGDELDSIEFDEDAYREK